The following coding sequences are from one Plasmodium gaboni strain SY75 chromosome 10, whole genome shotgun sequence window:
- a CDS encoding putative zinc finger protein: MCKYALINKCDRGENCTFAHDINELRIKPDMRKTKLCKSYILGKCTDINCIYAHSINELREVGKPAICQLHREGRCIKGNQCRFAHSINDINTKLVKFYESNVDIEFDEEIIQSKIPSKNISNTNNSCMNILNKSNAQIMNKINGYENEETEKNEFINIHNNKKDIYNFQMHMNNINVNDNDDIINRANLVVQKNITSGDIYLNNNNNNSKLNICRIYNNHNNNNSIVGHEKKEENILNISHIKKNTKLCCLNIKNEPIQQVNDFLLHNNNLLEYKKEQKNYFISPQNIINNEYDECKLNDMLNNSCNNLNIHTSICLDRSNMNINEQYFDLKEKTMDNDEIKNYSYVTNKDNMNKINNMETRLRKNIIIQPKKKKDLSHVDIINSNNNNNMNDIYDVKDPKINVSNMIRLNVENKLKKIQDCNKTGPELTSLQHIITEKEYLYKQNDDKYLFNKVVGGNNKYEDIYGDDNLRRKDMFISMSDNNNKMNDDYNINNDSNKCVINFVGCINKENQSGTTDGGKTDTRCDDNSKINNKNHEIILINNNNNNENNFIDGNDYIYCNNVNKNITHLNKNDSLIYSKEEYNMFRYEDNLLSQQNINKKKNKNNDKEYSNDLNIKYGNHSKLHQEINKMNHINNINNIKHVKNIKHVKNIKHVKNIKHVNSINHINNAYSDHVYNMECFKNNHKQYYDQSNINESNLIQIINKQKENDKADEESNRNIKLKEKNNDNYDNYDNYDNYDDDDNIIICYDEDQCYDNNEYIDLNDECIKSKKLSDAKFEKRNEILNYKNHNEDMISPLNCYNNKIDHDFEYIENLYFQRINDYTTNDITKDMKNNKKRITNKLFTCKELFPKNKNCFILNKNERKHSREYNITNDGNKINITMYYNKDIKLNALQNYIDVITPKNDNIIKDNIINDNIINDNIINDNIINDNIINDNIINDNIINDNIIKDNIIKDNIIKDNIINDDNNNINCSEKICNHNNILLNNSQTSNNNQDSPFSSMNVRYLNTQDGDRKYDKNDGNEDLNNLTDIKEPLQHALWMNNNGHTNINNNYYDSFYNINNVNKLDNFKTCNIYENENNPIEIKSNSEMVLVHTNNNDSINVFNQSLNKNKKNGNCHENVLQVDAHQMVLNNINGLADKVSRDMCRKKIIEDKIEYDDDNKNVYENDLYENDLYENDLYENDLYENDLYENDLYENDLHENNLYENDLYENNLNENNLYNNNDVYTSSKNNPREFIKNVEKNNVNVNNNKLVNSYEQFKKYDHVNNSMTDIYQINYPFYSINEENETTLSNPENMNYRLLEERKKKNYLNKYYNVIKSIDKDHYIYNIPFGSTVINDNNVRYNDEYGNIKERENNNVSICSNTNINTNVSSNIEKCNSFNSMELLIEKEHSLQNKMNKTYNIENDKNNFSHMKDAQMWMHNKYFNEEKENNIILGEEKNNISTNEDNKIVYIDTHSNNNNNNNKNNNMNRFYDNNNLWNKQQGNVINEKKRSMCNFNYKSMSLDNIERDDQSVYVNNNYEKDLSDYLRNNQNDIIYKNHQKDTTNNNNNSNSNSNRNNNSNSNNNNNNNSNNNNNSNNNNNSSSSNYNYIYNSWNPFHKNNTFNTHTNSFNILNCHSNYNNFDNVENIITSNMINNLENTNLPNNYTNKCYQPNEQNFFSQLHCYKNDNILLNNTHLNNKNSFSYDSIKNDYNMLEASSNHTSSFLNYDLYKTDSIYITPSSFENINPTPNAIIKKKNTDIYKTTLSQKKNFFNNDDENIEQDNFIDIPNDLNFSFLNKND, translated from the exons ATGTGTAAATATGCACTGATTAATAAATGTGATAGGGGAGAAAATTGTACGTTTGCCCATGACATAAATGAATTAAGAATAAAACCTGACATGcgaaaaacaaaattatgTAAAAGCTACATATTAg GTAAATGCACAGATATTAATTGTATATATGCCCATTCTATTAATGAGCTGAGAGAAGTTGGTAAACCAGCGATATGTCAATTGCACAGAGAAg GACGGTGTATTAAAGGAAATCAGTGCAGATTCGCACACTCAATAAATGACATAAACACAAAGCTTGTTAAGTTTTATGAATCAAATGTAGATATAGAATTTGATGAAGAAATTATTCAGAGTAAGATTCCtagtaaaaatatatctaacACAAATAATAGTTgtatgaatatattaaataaaagtaatgctcaaataatgaataaaataaacggttatgaaaatgaagaaaCTGAGAAGAatgaatttataaatatacataataataaaaaggatatatataatttccAGATGCATATGAACAACATTAATGTAAATGATAATGACGATATAATAAATAGGGCTAATTTAGTTGTTCAAAAAAACATCACAAGTGGTGATATATAtcttaataataataataataatagtaagcttaatatatgtaggatatataataatcataataataataatagtattGTTGGTCATGAAAagaaagaagaaaatatattaaacatTTCACATATTAAGAAGAATACAAAATTATGTtgtttaaatattaaaaatgaacCCATTCAACAGGTTAATGATTTTCttttacataataataatctaTTAGAATATAAGAAAGAAcagaaaaattatttcatatccccacaaaatattataaataatgaatatgatGAATGTAAGTTAAACGATATGTTAAATAATAGTtgtaataatttaaatatacacaCGTCTATATGTTTAGATAGATcaaatatgaatattaatGAACAATATTTTGACTTAAAAGAAAAGACTATGGATAATGATGAgattaaaaattattcatatgtaacaaataaagataatatgaataaaataaataatatggaaacaaggttaagaaaaaatattatcatccagccaaaaaaaaaaaaagatcTATCACATGtagatattattaatagtaataataataataatatgaatgacATATATGATGTGAAGGACCCAAAGATTAATGTAAGTAATATGATTAGATTAAATgtagaaaataaattaaaaaaaatacagGATTGTAATAAAACAGGACCAGAACTAACAAGCTTACAACATATTATTACAGAAAAGGAATATCTTTATAAACAGAATGATGATaagtatttatttaataagGTAGTAGGAGGcaataataaatatgaagaTATATATGGAGATGATAATTTGAGAAGGAAAGATATGTTTATATCCATGTCagacaataataataaaatgaatgatgattataatataaacaatgACTCTAACAAGTGTGTTATAAATTTTGTGGGATGTATTAATAAGGAAAACCAAAGTGGAACTACAGACGGAGGTAAGACCGATACAAGGTGTGATGATAATTCAAAgattaataataaaaatcatgaaataatactaattaataataataataataatgagaataattttatagatggtaatgattatatttattgtaaTAATGTCAATAAGAATATCACGCATCTCAATAAAAATGACTCCTTGATATACTCaaaagaagaatataatatgtttagATATGAAGATAATTTGTTGAGTCAAcagaatataaataagaaaaaaaataaaaataatgataagGAATATTCTAATGATCTTAACATAAAATATGGTAATCATTCTAAGCTACATCaagaaattaataaaatgaatcATATCAACAATATAAACAACATAAAGCatgttaaaaatattaaacatgttaaaaatattaaacatgttaaaaatattaaacatGTTAACAGTATTAACCATATAAATAATGCTTATAGTGATCATGTTTATAATATGGaatgttttaaaaataatcataagcaatattatgatcaaagtaatataaatgaatccaatcttatacaaataattaataaacAGAAAGAAAACGATAAAGCAGATGAAGAAAGCAATAGgaatattaaattaaaagaaaaaaataatgataattatgataattatgataattatgataattatgatgatgatgataatattattatttgcTATGATGAAGATCAATGTTATGATAACAATGAATATATAGATCTAAATGATGAATGTATTAAATCCAAGAAATTGTCAGATGCAAAGTttgaaaaaagaaatgaaattttaaattataaaaatcatAATGAAGATATGATAAGTCCATTAaattgttataataataaaatagatcacgattttgaatatatagaaaatttatattttcaaagGATCAATGATTATACAACTAATGATATTACAAAAGATATGAAGaataataagaaaagaattacaaataaattGTTTACATGCAAAGAATTATTTccaaaaaataaaaattgttttatattaaataaaaatgaaaggAAACATTCGAGggaatataatataaccAATGATGGTAATAAGATAAATATTACtatgtattataataaGGACATTAAATTGAATGCActacaaaattatatagatGTCATCACTCcaaaaaatgataatattataaaggataatattataaatgataatattataaatgataatattataaatgataatattataaatgataatattataaatgataatattataaatgataatattataaatgataatattataaaggataatattataaaggataatattataaaggataatattataaatgatgacaataataatattaattgtagcgaaaaaatatgtaatcataataatatactaCTGAATAATAGCCAAACgtcaaataataatcagGATTCTCCTTTTAGTTCTATGAATGTAAGATATTTGAACACACAGGATGGTGATAGAAAATATGATAAGAATGATGGTAATGAAGATTTGAATAATCTAACAGATATAAAGGAACCTTTACAACATGCTCTTTGGATGAACAATAATGGACACACtaacataaataataattattatgatagtttttataatataaacaatgtaaataaattagataattttaaaacgtgtaatatatatgagaATGAGAATAATCCCATAGAAATAAAATCCAATTCAGAAATGGTTCTTGTTcatacaaataataatgattcCATCAATGTTTTCAACCAATCtcttaataaaaataaaaaaaatggaaacTGCCATGAAAATGTTCTTCAGGTAGATGCACATCAGATGGTtctaaataatattaatggGCTAGCTGATAAGGTATCTAGAGATATGTGTAGGAAGAAAATAATTGAAGATAAAATAGAATAcgatgatgataataaaaatgtatatgaaaatgatttgtatgaaaatgatttgtatgaaaatgatttatatgaaaatgatttgtatgaaaatgatttatatgaaaatgatttatatgaaaatgatctacatgaaaataatttatatgaaaatgatttgtatgaaaataatttaaatgaaaataatttatataataataacgATGTATATACTTCTAGTAAAAATAATCCACGTGaattcataaaaaatgtGGAGAAGAATAATGttaatgtaaataataataaattagTAAATTCATATGAGCAATTTAAAAAGTATGACCATGTTAATAATAGTATGACTgatatatatcaaataaattatcCGTTTTATTCTATcaatgaagaaaatgaaacTACCCTTAGTAACCCTGAAAACATGAATTATAGATTATTAGAagaaaggaaaaaaaaaaattatttgaataaatattataatgtgATAAAATCTATAGACAAGgatcattatatatataatattccATTTGGATCAACTGTTATCaatgataataatgttaGATATAATGATGAATATGGAAATATCAAAGAAAGAGAAAACAACAATGTAAGTATATGTTCAAATACAAACATAAATACAAATGTGAGTTCAAACATAGAAAAATGTAACTCGTTTAATAGCATGGAACTTCTAATAGAAAAAGAACATTCCTTACAAAACAAGATgaataaaacatataatatagaaaatgataaaaataattttagTCATATGAAGGATGCACAAATGTGGATgcataataaatattttaatgaagaaaaagagaataatataattcttGGGGAAGAGAAAAACAATATCTCTAcaaatgaagataataaaattgtatatatagatacacacagtaataataataataataataataaaaataataatatgaatagattttatgataataataactTATGGAATAAGCAACAAGGAAATGTGATAAACGAAAAGAAAAGAAGTATGTgtaattttaattataagAGTATGTCTTTAGATAATATAGAAAGAGATGACCAATCtgtatatgtaaataaCAATTATGAGAAGGATTTATCTGATTATTTAAGAAACAACCAAAATgacataatatataagaacCATCAAAAGGACACCACCaataacaacaataatagtaatagtaatagtaataggaataataatagtaatagtaataataataataataataatagtaataataataataatagtaataataataataatagtagtagtagtaattataattatatttataattcttGGAACCCTTTTCATAAGAACAATACATTTAATACACATACaaattcttttaatattttaaattgTCATTCCAATTACaataattttgataatgtagaaaatattattacatctaatatgataaataatttaGAAAATACAAATCTTCCAAATAACTATACAAATAAATGTTATCAACCTAATgaacaaaattttttttctcaattacattgttataaaaatgataatatattattaaataatacacatttaaataataaaaatagttTCTCTTATGACtctataaaaaatgattataatatgttagAAGCATCTTCAAACCATAcatcttcttttttaaattatgatttatataaaacagattctatatatattactcCAAGCTcttttgaaaatattaatcCAACACCTAATGctattattaaaaaaaaaaatacagatatttataaaacaacactttctcaaaaaaaaaactttttTAACAATGATGATGAGAATATAGAGCAAGATAATTTTATAGATATTCCAAATGATTTAAATTTTAgttttttaaataaaaatgattgA